The following coding sequences lie in one Nocardioides sambongensis genomic window:
- a CDS encoding HNH endonuclease signature motif containing protein gives MSLTGTRTPLGEAVAACRDALAEVAERQPGFLTMPEREALLSGLVALEAQVVELRMRVLAASADVASTHGARDVAGWVALRTGTDPGRLRAESKVATSIDESWPRVGAAMARGALSLEQARVITTGLDALPARIDTKARRRAEADLVAYGTGEREGVPEGGFGPRELRRLADRILDVVAPEIAEEEDAKRLAALEAAAHAKTSLRIRSLGDGLTRITALVPDPVAARLATYLDAFTSPRQQDPGAERLPQHHARGLAFGALLEHLDPAKLPDHGGDATTVVVTIDHTQLTRDLGTAGLLDPSHDTDGEQRISAHAARRLACTAKILPAVLGGKSEVLDLGRSRRLFTTAQRTALRLRDKTCRGEGCTIPARWCEAHHLDPWSKGGKTDLADGVLLCSFHHHREHDPTYTTTRLPNGDHRYHRRT, from the coding sequence ATGTCGCTGACCGGCACCCGCACCCCGCTGGGCGAGGCGGTCGCGGCGTGCCGAGACGCGTTGGCTGAGGTCGCGGAGCGTCAGCCCGGGTTCCTCACCATGCCCGAACGCGAGGCGCTGCTGAGCGGGTTGGTCGCGTTGGAGGCGCAGGTCGTGGAGCTGCGGATGCGGGTCCTGGCCGCGTCGGCCGATGTCGCCTCGACGCATGGGGCGCGGGATGTCGCGGGGTGGGTGGCGTTGCGGACCGGCACCGACCCCGGCCGGTTGCGTGCGGAGTCGAAGGTCGCCACCTCGATCGACGAGTCTTGGCCGCGGGTGGGGGCGGCGATGGCCCGCGGTGCACTGTCCCTGGAACAGGCGCGGGTGATCACCACCGGACTGGACGCCCTGCCGGCCCGGATCGACACCAAGGCGCGGCGGCGGGCTGAGGCCGATCTGGTGGCGTACGGCACCGGGGAACGTGAGGGCGTGCCCGAGGGTGGGTTCGGTCCGAGGGAGCTGCGCCGCCTCGCGGACCGGATCCTCGACGTCGTCGCCCCCGAGATCGCCGAAGAGGAAGACGCCAAACGCCTCGCCGCATTGGAGGCCGCCGCGCACGCCAAGACCAGCCTGCGGATCCGGTCCCTGGGCGACGGGCTGACCCGGATCACCGCCCTGGTCCCCGACCCGGTCGCGGCACGACTTGCGACCTACTTGGATGCGTTCACCTCACCCCGCCAACAAGACCCAGGCGCCGAGCGGCTGCCGCAGCACCACGCCCGCGGCCTCGCGTTCGGGGCGCTGTTGGAGCACCTCGACCCGGCGAAGCTGCCCGACCACGGTGGGGACGCCACCACCGTGGTCGTCACCATCGACCACACCCAGCTCACTCGCGACCTCGGCACGGCCGGGCTGCTCGACCCCAGCCATGACACCGACGGGGAGCAGCGGATCAGCGCCCACGCAGCCCGCCGGCTGGCCTGCACCGCCAAGATCCTCCCCGCCGTCCTCGGCGGCAAGTCCGAAGTCCTCGACCTCGGCAGATCCCGCCGGCTGTTCACCACAGCCCAACGCACCGCGCTACGGCTGCGGGACAAGACGTGTCGCGGCGAGGGTTGCACCATCCCAGCCCGCTGGTGCGAGGCCCATCATCTGGACCCCTGGTCGAAAGGCGGGAAGACCGACCTCGCCGACGGGGTGTTGCTCTGCTCCTTCCACCACCACCGCGAACACGACCCCACCTACACCACCACCCGACTCCCCAACGGCGACCACCGCTACCACCGACGAACCTGA
- a CDS encoding ATP-binding protein has product MAVRIRLASALAIDLDEGAVRGQALGSRKARTLIALLAAGRGAPIGLDRIVEVLWPEAAPVDPAANVATLVSRARRRLGPGVLVGGAGAYGLDPDGGWTLDLDEAERLLAEAAGREAAGEPLLAATAARAALDLLGDQPALVDEEDAAWVQAVRREADELRRAARHRLTAALLPLETGQAAAVAADAVAADPLDERAVRDLIRALVADGRPSAALAAHDDLLRRLREELGTLPDQETAALHAAVLREQALTPESTGRAHPTGPALVGRGDELAVLERAWASLADAEAGRLVLVRGEAGIGKTRLLEAAVALARDTGGLVLGGRCHPVERSLFLQPFLDALRPVLTEVPAARLVGLVTGHEAAWTALVPDLAPLVGRGPALAIEAEHQRRRAYEAVLAALRRLSVDRPVLLTIDDLHDGGSATIDLLGYLARRLAGVSVLLVAAVRAEEDHVVTGLLDRATVLPVGPLPRSAVEALAARAGLTVHADQVMSRTAGHALSVVESLRALAHGDTGVPASLAAAVLARVERLEPPTRQVVETASVLRRRIDPVQVAALAETSEVAATRACEELVRVCLLLRSDHQYEFANDLIQVCVHDALPPALAVAYHRRAADLTAQQPEVMAEHAHAAGDDSRAALGWLLAGESTLRRAAVDDALELLDRALGVPAPASTRARAHLARSTAHDAQALYERVLADVDAALDLARADGDRRLEMAALRARGGDAAVALRLPPDELTAPLEAGLAIAAEIGDRRAEADFTGRMVILEAGRLHLATALAQAERGLARARAARSRDGVIRALDGLKTVLFHLGDADRLRTVVTELESLVRTSGDQWLLQWVVFESAFVAAAEDRWEDAHATVAEAAQINRRSGYGAYAGYLRAYDAWFARLAGDPDAARRVGREALAATSPALHPWWHATAAGLLAATLLETGDREEAESIARSGLAGADPRMPAAGGLVCRAVVAAATGSTDELVAARAGLDAVQCPAGGAWVIGADAYLLARHRLDDLSSAVAGSWASIRARADRL; this is encoded by the coding sequence ATGGCGGTGCGGATCCGACTGGCCTCCGCGCTCGCGATCGATCTCGACGAGGGCGCCGTGCGGGGGCAGGCGCTGGGCTCCCGGAAGGCGCGCACCCTGATCGCGCTGCTGGCCGCCGGGCGGGGAGCCCCGATCGGGCTGGACCGGATCGTCGAGGTGCTCTGGCCGGAGGCCGCGCCGGTGGACCCCGCGGCCAACGTCGCCACCCTGGTCAGCCGGGCGCGGCGTCGGCTGGGCCCCGGCGTACTGGTCGGCGGTGCGGGCGCCTACGGGCTGGACCCCGACGGCGGCTGGACGCTCGACCTCGACGAGGCCGAGCGGTTGCTCGCCGAGGCGGCCGGCCGGGAGGCCGCGGGTGAGCCGCTGCTCGCCGCCACCGCGGCCCGGGCCGCCCTGGACCTGCTCGGCGACCAACCGGCCCTGGTCGACGAGGAGGACGCGGCATGGGTGCAGGCGGTACGCCGGGAGGCCGACGAGCTGCGGCGCGCGGCGCGGCACCGGCTGACCGCGGCCCTGCTGCCGCTCGAGACCGGTCAGGCCGCCGCGGTCGCCGCGGACGCGGTGGCGGCGGACCCGCTCGACGAGCGCGCGGTGCGGGACCTGATCCGGGCCCTGGTCGCGGACGGCCGTCCCAGCGCCGCTCTGGCCGCGCACGACGACCTCCTCCGGCGTCTGCGCGAGGAGCTCGGCACGCTGCCGGACCAGGAGACGGCGGCATTGCACGCGGCAGTGCTGCGGGAGCAGGCACTCACCCCCGAGTCGACCGGTCGGGCACACCCGACCGGGCCAGCGCTGGTCGGGCGGGGCGATGAGCTCGCGGTCCTCGAGCGGGCATGGGCGAGTCTCGCCGATGCCGAGGCCGGACGGCTGGTGCTGGTCCGGGGCGAGGCCGGGATCGGCAAGACCCGGCTCCTGGAGGCCGCTGTCGCGCTGGCCCGCGACACCGGGGGCCTGGTCCTCGGCGGCCGCTGCCACCCGGTGGAGCGATCGCTCTTCCTGCAACCCTTCCTGGACGCGCTGCGGCCGGTGCTGACGGAGGTCCCGGCGGCTCGCCTGGTCGGTCTGGTCACCGGCCACGAGGCCGCCTGGACCGCTCTGGTCCCCGACCTCGCTCCGTTGGTCGGTCGGGGGCCGGCGCTCGCCATCGAGGCCGAGCACCAGCGGCGGCGGGCCTACGAGGCGGTGCTCGCCGCGCTGCGCCGGCTGTCGGTCGACCGTCCGGTCCTGTTGACCATCGACGACCTGCACGACGGTGGCTCGGCGACGATCGACCTGCTCGGCTACCTCGCCCGGAGGCTGGCCGGGGTCAGCGTGCTGCTCGTCGCAGCGGTGCGCGCGGAGGAGGACCACGTCGTCACCGGCCTCCTCGACCGCGCCACGGTGCTGCCGGTTGGTCCGCTCCCCCGGTCGGCGGTGGAGGCGCTGGCTGCACGCGCCGGACTGACGGTGCACGCCGACCAGGTGATGTCCCGGACGGCGGGTCACGCGTTGAGCGTCGTCGAGTCGTTGCGGGCTCTCGCCCACGGCGACACCGGTGTGCCGGCGTCCCTCGCCGCCGCCGTGCTGGCCCGGGTCGAGCGGCTCGAACCGCCGACGCGGCAGGTCGTCGAGACCGCCTCCGTGCTGCGCCGGCGGATCGACCCGGTGCAGGTCGCCGCACTCGCCGAGACCTCCGAGGTCGCCGCCACCCGCGCCTGCGAGGAGCTGGTCCGGGTCTGCCTGCTGCTGCGCAGCGACCACCAGTACGAGTTCGCCAATGACCTGATCCAGGTGTGCGTCCACGATGCGCTGCCGCCTGCCCTGGCGGTCGCCTACCACCGACGGGCCGCCGACCTGACCGCACAACAGCCGGAGGTGATGGCCGAACACGCCCACGCCGCCGGGGACGATTCGCGGGCGGCCCTCGGGTGGCTGCTCGCCGGGGAGTCCACCCTGCGCCGCGCCGCCGTGGACGACGCGCTCGAACTGCTCGACCGAGCGCTCGGCGTCCCCGCCCCGGCCTCCACCCGGGCGCGTGCCCACCTCGCGCGCAGCACGGCCCACGACGCCCAAGCGCTGTATGAACGGGTCTTGGCCGACGTCGACGCCGCACTCGACCTCGCCCGCGCCGACGGCGACCGGCGCCTGGAGATGGCCGCGCTGCGAGCGCGCGGAGGTGATGCCGCCGTCGCGCTGCGCCTACCCCCCGACGAGCTGACCGCGCCGCTGGAGGCCGGGCTGGCGATCGCGGCCGAGATCGGCGACCGGCGTGCCGAAGCCGACTTCACCGGCAGGATGGTGATCCTCGAAGCCGGCCGGTTGCACCTGGCGACCGCGCTCGCCCAGGCGGAGCGAGGTCTCGCGCGGGCGCGCGCGGCACGGTCCCGGGACGGCGTGATCCGTGCCCTGGACGGCCTCAAGACGGTGCTCTTCCATCTCGGAGACGCCGATCGGTTGCGGACCGTGGTGACCGAGCTGGAGTCGCTGGTCCGGACCAGCGGCGACCAGTGGCTGCTGCAGTGGGTCGTCTTCGAGTCCGCCTTCGTCGCCGCCGCGGAGGACCGCTGGGAGGACGCGCACGCGACGGTCGCGGAGGCGGCGCAGATCAACCGGCGCAGCGGCTACGGCGCCTACGCCGGCTACCTGCGCGCGTACGACGCCTGGTTCGCGCGCCTCGCCGGCGACCCGGACGCGGCCCGGCGCGTCGGTCGCGAAGCGCTGGCCGCGACCTCGCCCGCGCTGCACCCGTGGTGGCACGCCACGGCGGCCGGGCTGCTGGCGGCGACCCTGCTCGAGACCGGCGACCGGGAGGAGGCCGAGTCCATCGCCCGCAGCGGGCTGGCGGGGGCCGACCCGCGGATGCCGGCGGCCGGTGGCCTGGTCTGCCGCGCCGTGGTCGCCGCCGCGACCGGATCGACCGACGAGCTCGTAGCGGCGCGGGCCGGGTTGGACGCGGTGCAGTGCCCGGCGGGCGGCGCCTGGGTGATCGGGGCGGACGCCTACCTGCTCGCCCGGCACCGGCTGGACGACCTGAGCTCGGCGGTGGCCGGGTCGTGGGCGTCGATCCGGGCGCGGGCCGACCGGCTCTGA
- a CDS encoding 3-methyladenine DNA glycosylase produces the protein MEVLQREDWQARAASHAARIDAYVAPHLARREARVRHPVHDFLFTYYSFRPAQLRRWHPGYGVGLADAPEYDALNGYDAGTVSEAHLVDRLRLLRQLRNLMTATAGRSPHLGCFGLHEWAMVYRQTADQLRHNAWPLRLGSAATDEVVERHRVVCSHFDAYRFFTEPARPLNVLAPGRDDRADFEQPGCLHAGMDLYKHAFRLSPLVSSDLVADCFELAWEIRTMDMRAAPYDLTDLGFDPIRIETPTASRSTWRSSAGSPSAARCCASG, from the coding sequence GTGGAGGTGCTGCAGCGCGAGGACTGGCAGGCGCGGGCCGCGTCACACGCGGCCCGGATCGACGCCTACGTCGCGCCGCACCTGGCCCGCCGGGAGGCGAGGGTCCGGCACCCGGTGCACGACTTCCTCTTCACCTACTACTCCTTCCGGCCGGCACAGCTCCGCCGCTGGCACCCCGGGTACGGCGTGGGCCTCGCCGACGCCCCCGAGTACGACGCCCTCAACGGGTACGACGCCGGCACGGTGTCCGAGGCCCACCTCGTCGACCGGCTCCGTCTGCTGCGCCAGCTGCGGAACCTGATGACGGCCACCGCCGGCCGGAGCCCGCACCTGGGCTGCTTCGGTCTGCACGAGTGGGCGATGGTCTACCGGCAGACCGCGGACCAGCTGCGGCACAACGCCTGGCCGCTGCGCCTGGGCTCGGCGGCGACCGACGAGGTGGTGGAGCGCCACCGCGTGGTGTGCTCCCACTTCGACGCCTACCGCTTCTTCACCGAGCCGGCGCGGCCGCTCAACGTCCTCGCCCCCGGCCGCGACGACCGCGCCGACTTCGAGCAGCCCGGTTGCCTGCACGCCGGGATGGACCTCTACAAGCACGCCTTCCGGCTCTCCCCGCTGGTCTCCTCCGATCTGGTGGCCGACTGCTTCGAGCTGGCCTGGGAGATCCGGACGATGGACATGCGGGCGGCGCCGTACGACCTGACCGACCTGGGTTTCGACCCGATCCGGATCGAGACCCCGACGGCAAGCAGGAGTACGTGGCGCAGCAGCGCGGGTTCGCCGAGCGCGGCGCGGTGCTGCGCGAGCGGCTGA